A region of Dioscorea cayenensis subsp. rotundata cultivar TDr96_F1 chromosome 5, TDr96_F1_v2_PseudoChromosome.rev07_lg8_w22 25.fasta, whole genome shotgun sequence DNA encodes the following proteins:
- the LOC120262030 gene encoding NAC transcription factor 29-like isoform X1, which produces MELRASFLGHQLPPGFRFHPTDQELIIHYLKRKVTSSLAPSASIIADIDLYKFNPWDLPASNVHRLKLFPDACGVFYLACQPGKAFFGEGEWFFFSPRDRKYPNGARPNRAAGAGYWKATGTDKPILATGSSQCLGVKKALVFYKGRPPKGIKTDWVMHEYRLLDTTSTSIQKNKTSMRLDDWVLCRVRHKNAAMPLQVEEENIISKTCCNKIPNHHLEKQGMKRVRSGLLEETDYQLLAHLLGVGSNDELTGSNSNCVSSDVGSTQIYQQENTSYGAEEGQPLTQVLDSIKRKLSFGALDEFLMLTPNKRFNNYSSESDQFSPAQSDSVDQEFPNFLI; this is translated from the exons ATGGAATTAAGGGCTTCTTTTCTTGGACATCAACTGCCTCCTGGGTTCCGATTCCACCCTACTGATCAGGAACTCATTATTCATTATCTGAAGAGAAAAGTCACCTCTTCTCTTGCACCATCTGCATCAATAATTGCTGACATCGACCTCTACAAATTCAACCCATGGGATCTGCCTG CTTCTAATGTTCATCGCCTAAAGTTGTTTCCTGATGCATGTGGAGTTTTTTATCTTGCCTGTCAACCAGGCAAAGCTTTCTTCGGTGAAGGGGAATGGTTTTTCTTCAGCCCGAGGGATAGAAAATATCCAAACGGAGCTCGTCCAAATAGGGCTGCTGGAGCTGGCTACTGGAAAGCAACCGGGACGGACAAGCCGATCCTTGCTACAGGAAGTTCACAGTGCCTCGGTGTGAAGAAAGCCCTTGTCTTCTACAAAGGCAGGCCACCAAAGGGCATTAAGACAGACTGGGTGATGCATGAGTACAGACTTCTTGACACAACTTCAACTAGCATTCAGAAAAACAAGACTTCCATGAGA TTGGATGATTGGGTTCTTTGCCGAGTTAGACACAAGAATGCAGCCATGCCATTGCAAgtggaagaagaaaatataatcTCGAAAACTTGTTGTAATAAGATACCAAACCATCATCTAGAGAAGCAAGGAATGAAAAGGGTGAGGAGTGGCTTGCTTGAAGAGACTGATTACCAATTACTTGCGCACCTTTTAGGAGTAGGGTCCAATGATGAATTGACAGGCAGCAATAGCAACTGCGTAAGCTCAGATGTGGGTTCCACTCAAATTTATCAACAAGAAAATACCAGTTATGGAGCTGAGGAGGGTCAGCCTCTTACTCAGGTTCTTGACTCCATCAAAAGAAAGCTTTCTTTTGGTGCTTTGGATGAGTTCTTGATGTTAACACCAAATAAGCGATTCAACAATTATAGTAGTGAATCAGACCAGTTCTCACCGGCTCAGTCGGATTCTGTTGATCAAGAATTTCCGAACTTCTTGATCTGA
- the LOC120262030 gene encoding NAC transcription factor 29-like isoform X2 — MELRASFLGHQLPPGFRFHPTDQELIIHYLKRKVTSSLAPSASIIADIDLYKFNPWDLPGKAFFGEGEWFFFSPRDRKYPNGARPNRAAGAGYWKATGTDKPILATGSSQCLGVKKALVFYKGRPPKGIKTDWVMHEYRLLDTTSTSIQKNKTSMRLDDWVLCRVRHKNAAMPLQVEEENIISKTCCNKIPNHHLEKQGMKRVRSGLLEETDYQLLAHLLGVGSNDELTGSNSNCVSSDVGSTQIYQQENTSYGAEEGQPLTQVLDSIKRKLSFGALDEFLMLTPNKRFNNYSSESDQFSPAQSDSVDQEFPNFLI, encoded by the exons ATGGAATTAAGGGCTTCTTTTCTTGGACATCAACTGCCTCCTGGGTTCCGATTCCACCCTACTGATCAGGAACTCATTATTCATTATCTGAAGAGAAAAGTCACCTCTTCTCTTGCACCATCTGCATCAATAATTGCTGACATCGACCTCTACAAATTCAACCCATGGGATCTGCCTG GCAAAGCTTTCTTCGGTGAAGGGGAATGGTTTTTCTTCAGCCCGAGGGATAGAAAATATCCAAACGGAGCTCGTCCAAATAGGGCTGCTGGAGCTGGCTACTGGAAAGCAACCGGGACGGACAAGCCGATCCTTGCTACAGGAAGTTCACAGTGCCTCGGTGTGAAGAAAGCCCTTGTCTTCTACAAAGGCAGGCCACCAAAGGGCATTAAGACAGACTGGGTGATGCATGAGTACAGACTTCTTGACACAACTTCAACTAGCATTCAGAAAAACAAGACTTCCATGAGA TTGGATGATTGGGTTCTTTGCCGAGTTAGACACAAGAATGCAGCCATGCCATTGCAAgtggaagaagaaaatataatcTCGAAAACTTGTTGTAATAAGATACCAAACCATCATCTAGAGAAGCAAGGAATGAAAAGGGTGAGGAGTGGCTTGCTTGAAGAGACTGATTACCAATTACTTGCGCACCTTTTAGGAGTAGGGTCCAATGATGAATTGACAGGCAGCAATAGCAACTGCGTAAGCTCAGATGTGGGTTCCACTCAAATTTATCAACAAGAAAATACCAGTTATGGAGCTGAGGAGGGTCAGCCTCTTACTCAGGTTCTTGACTCCATCAAAAGAAAGCTTTCTTTTGGTGCTTTGGATGAGTTCTTGATGTTAACACCAAATAAGCGATTCAACAATTATAGTAGTGAATCAGACCAGTTCTCACCGGCTCAGTCGGATTCTGTTGATCAAGAATTTCCGAACTTCTTGATCTGA
- the LOC120259988 gene encoding uncharacterized protein LOC120259988 — MEEIYDHEDDARFEQRVGRLLDRRMERMMEELTERITQMMGQRGGQDRGGDNRHNCDEDRRWESGIRVDISEFHGGLQAEEFLDWLTTVEEILEFKGVPDDRRVVLVATRLRGRATAWWQQLKLNCSTLAKDKINSWEKMKKHMHSNFLPHNYQRVIFIQESTDQLVARYISGLRTKIQETFNLFDPISILATHQQALIIERQQRRSVLLSSGGTPGGDRPTPSPTSGPARGGITAEKAGKRVMLVEEEEETGDILPPVFDEDILDEEIVEGDIGSCENIISDEAVQKLNISIERHPTPYKLAWLKRGGELMVSKRAFVTFSIGPKYRDEVCGVKIVLVPNKPVEAPNATNTNLLSYAPFGRELQDSGTAFVLLGKTITEEVLPNDLPGGLPPLRDMQHQIELQLGSILPHRPHYRMSPREHEELRCQVKELLAKGHVRESMSPCAFPALLTPKKDGTWRMCVDSRAINKITIRYRFPIPRLDDLLDQISGATVFTRLDLKSGYHQIRVRPVDEWKTAFKTREVLYEWMVMPFGLSNAPSTFMRVMNQLLRPFIGKFVVVYFDDILIYSPDEKMHLVHVRDVLTTLQSQEFYAAKKKCVFFTPKVLFLGYVVSGEGIQVDEAKIKAIQDWPTPTTITEVRSFHGLASFYRRFIAHFSSIMTPLTECMKGSKFTWTADAEVAF; from the exons ATGGAGGAGATCTACGATCATGAGGACGATGCTAGATTTGAGCAGCGAGTTGGCCGCCTCTTAGACCGTCGGATGGAGCGGATGATGGAGGAGCTGACTGAACGGATTACCCAAATGATGG GGCAACGAGGAGGGCAAGATCGTGGGGGTGACAATCGACACAACTGCGATGAAGATAGGCGTTGGGAATCTGGCATACGGGTCGATATTTCAGAATTCCATGGTGGACTACAAGCGGAGGAGTTCCTTGACTGGCTGACCACTGTCGAGGAGATCTTGGAGTTCAAAGGGGTCCCGGATGATAGAAGAGTGGTGTTAGTAGCGACGCGGCTGCGTGGGCGCGCAACCGCATGGTGGCAACAACTGAAGCTCAACTGTAGCACGTTGGCAAAGGACAAGATCAACTcctgggagaagatgaagaagcacaTGCACTCCAATTTCTTACCCCACAATTACCAGCGCGTGATTTTTA TTCAAGAATCAACTGATCAATTGGTGGCGAGGTACATCAGTGGCTTAAGGACCAAAATCCAGGAGACCTTCAACCTGTTCGACCCAATCTCCATCTTGGCAACCCATCAACAAGCTTTGATTATTGAACGGCAACAGCGGCGTTCAGTCCTATTGAGTTCTGGGGGAACACCTGGAGGAGACCGTCCGACTCCTTCTCCGACGAGTGGGCCGGCCCGAGGGGGAATTACTGCGGA GAAGGCAGGGAAGAGAGTTATGCTTGtcgaggaagaagaggagacgGGAGACATTCTTCCGCCTGTATTTGATGAAGATATCCTTGATGAGGAGATTGTTGAAGGTGACATTG GTAGTTGTGAGAACATTATCTCTGACGAAGCAGTACAAAAGCTAAATATCTCCATTGAGCGACACCCGACGCCGTACAAGCTGGCTTGGCTCAAGCGGGGTGGCGAGCTTATGGTTAGCAAGCGAGCTTTTGTCACCTTCTCGATTGGCCCAAAGTACAGAGATGAAGTATG CGGCGTGAAAATAGTGTTGGTGCCCAACAAGCCTGTGGAAGCACCAAACGCCACCAACACCAACCTGTTGTCCTATGCACCATTTGGGAGAGAGTTACAGGATTCAGGAACTGCTTTTGTCTTGCTCGGGAAAACAATCACTGAAGAAGTCTTACCTAATGATTTACCGGGGGGACTTCCACCCCTACGGGACATGCAGCATCAGATAGAGCTCCAGCTTGGCTCTATCTTGCCACACCGACCACACTATCGGATGAGCCCGAGAGAGCATGAAGAACTAAGGTGTCAAGTAAAAGAACTATTGGCGAAAGGACATGTCCGCGAGAGTATGAGCCCATGCGCGTTCCCCGCTTTATTGACACCAAAGAAAGACGGCACTTGGCGCATGTGTGTGGATAGCCGGGCCATCAACAAAATCACTATCAGGTATAGATTCCCTATTCCTCGATTAGATGATCTGCTTGACCAGATTAGCGGGGCTACGGTGTTCACACGCCTAGACTTGAAGAGCGGGTATCACCAGATTCGCGTGCGGCCTGTTGACGAGTGGAAGACAGCGTTTAAGACGCGTGAAGTGTTGTATGAGTGGATGGTGATGCCTTTTGGGCTTTCCAATGCCCCTAGCACATTCATGAGGGTCATGAACCAACTTTTGCGCCCATTCATTGGCAAATTTGTGGTCGTGTATTTTGATGACATCCTCATTTATAGCCCTGATGAGAAGATGCATCTTGTACATGTTCGAGATGTCCTCACCACTCTTCAATCCCAAGAGTTCTATGCGGCAAAGAAAAAATGTGTCTTCTTCACACCCAAGGTATTGTTTTTGGGTTATGTTGTTTCAGGGGAAGGAATACAAGTGGACGAGGCCAAGATCAAGGCGATACAAGATTGGCCAACTCCAACAACTATCACTGAGGTGCGAAGCTTCCATGGCCTTGCATCCTTCTATCGGCGGTTCATCGCTCACTTTAGCAGCATCATGACACCATTGACTGAGTGCATGAAGGGCAGCAAATTTACATGGACCGCCGACGCCGAGGTTGCTTTCTAA